One window of the Sebastes umbrosus isolate fSebUmb1 chromosome 1, fSebUmb1.pri, whole genome shotgun sequence genome contains the following:
- the zmynd8 gene encoding protein kinase C-binding protein 1 isoform X6 — MEISTRSKDTGSTERVTHKRKMPSPSHSSNGHSSAETSPSPIKKKKKPGAVSSTKDQSELRHGPFYYVKQPALTTDPVDVVPQDGRNDFYCWLCHREGQVLCCELCPRVYHAKCLKLPAEPEGDWFCPECEKITVAECIETQSKAMMMLTIEQLSYLLKFALQKMKQPGDHPRLSSRSPHAASTQRKTFNWTEPFQKPVSLEQHPDYAEYIFHPMDLCTLEKNIKKKMYGCTEAFLADAKWILHNCIIYNGGNHKLTATAKVIVKICEHEMNEIEVCPECYLSACQKRDNWFCEPCSNPHPLVWAKLKGFPFWPAKALRDKDGQVDARFFGQHDRAWVPLNNCYLMSKEIPFSVKKTKSIFNSAMQEMEVYVENMKKKFGVFNYAPFRTPYTPDNNFQMLLDPSNPSSTPIKPEKQEKIKLSFDMTASPKIPLARTMLSGAGVGGSAAGRRLPLSDMPRSPMSTNSSAHTGSDGETETADKSQTKAPNSQYSTGEESMDCAGISASPAHPRPCPAGSSLDSPKPFHSPGAPKQEKTPPTGSILNLNLDRSKAEMDLKELSETVQQKQGATPVLTSPKRQIKSRFQLNLDKTIESCKAQLGIDEISVDVYKGVEHSDSEDSDKSDSSDSEYASDEEQKTKDGRDAAPNDEAQKESTKSKVKDHPSPSQDKEGNADSPMASETTAGGDATATASDAPTKDKISSNSGKESPEKTKAPPASPGLREKAQGKDEAKQPVPVEDSDSERELVIDLGEEQGGKDRKRSRKDNSTVKESSAGKPEGKALTPSTLPSQNSTAPSTPSSVSTQSPMAIPVTMVSFTAPSPATISLATVSSATATPPSSSSSSASTTPALKKQRPLLPRETVPVVQRAVVWNPSAKFQTSSQKWHMQKVQRQQQNQQPVATTQASSSSPRQGQAQAPTQTQAAGHGSTAVSSSSAQQSSQSTRYQTRQAVKAVQQKDTPLSTSTTAVTLVSSSPASVAMMAGSSLGTAATSSTDLYIPTASADVAADIAKYTNKIVDAIKGTMTEIYNDLSKSTSGNTIAEIRRLRIEIEKLQWLHQQELSEMKHNLELTMAEMRQSLEQERERLVSEVKKQVEVEKQQAVDETKKKQWCANCRKEAIFYCCWNTSYCDYPCQQAHWPEHMKSCTQSGNTTAPQQEPEAESTADLPNKGLGQTSSGPNPLRETPASAPPDKDCDTEKSTDNVAVTLS, encoded by the exons ATGGAGATCTCAACACGATCCAAAG ACACGGGGTCCACAGAACGGGTGACCCACAAACGGAAGATGCCGAGTCCCTCTCACTCATCTAACGGTCACTCCTCTGCTGAAACATCCCCCTCCccaataaaaaagaagaagaaaccagGTGCTGTTAGCAGCACCAAAGACCAG TCAGAACTAAGACATGGTCCCTTTTACTATGTGAAGCAGCCAGCACTCACCACAGACCCTGTTGATGTTGTACCGCAGGACGGCAGGAACGACTTCTACTGCTGGCTGTGCCACCGAGAGGGCCAGGTGCTCTGCTGTGAGCTCTGCCCCAGGGTGTACCACGCCAAGTGCCTCAAACTACCAGCCGAGCCCGAGGGCGACTGGTTCTGTCCGGAGTGTGAG AAAATAACAGTTGCTGAGTGTATAGAGACTCAGAGCAAAGCCATGATGATGCTAACTATAGAGCAGCTGTCTTACCTACTAAAGTTTGCTCTTCAGAAGATGAAACAGCCAGGT GATCATCCCCGCTTGTCATCTCGCTCCCCCCATGCAGCTTCCACGCAGAGAAAGACTTTTAATTGG ACCGAACCCTTCCAGAAACCCGTCTCTCTTGAGCAGCATCCAGATTATGCAGAGTACATTTTCCACCCTATGGATCTTTGCACACTTGAGAAG aatattaaaaagaaaatgtatggcTGCACAGAGGCCTTCTTGGCAGATGCAAAATGGATTTTGCACAACTGTATTATATACAATGGAG GCAATCACAAACTCACGGCTACAGCTAAAGTTATAGTAAAAATCTGTGAACATGAG ATGAACGAGATTGAAGTTTGTCCCGAGTGTTATCTGTCTGCTTGCCAAAAGAGAGACAACTGGTTCTGTGAGCCTTGT AGTAACCCACACCCTCTAGTGTGGGCCAAACTGAAAGGATTTCCATTCTGGCCTGCTAAAGCTCTGCGGGACAAAGATGGACAAGTGGATGCTCGCTTTTTTGGTCAACATGACAG GGCTTGGGTTCCTTTAAACAATTGCTACCTCATGTCCAAAGAGATCCCGTTCTCTGTGAAGAAGACCAAGAGCATCTTTAACAGTGCCATGCAAGAGATGGAGGTCTATGTGGAGAACATGAAGAAGAAGTTTGGAGTGTTTAACTACGCCCCCTTCAGGACACCCTACACTCCTGACAACAACTTCCAGATGCTGCTGGATCCCTCCAACCCCTCGTCCACCCCGATCAAACCTGAGAAACAGGAGAAGATCAAGCTGAGCTTTGACATGACGGCATCACCCAAGATCCCTTTGGCCAGGACCATGTTGTCCGGGGCTGGGGTGGGAGGGAGCGCGGCAGGCCGACGGCTTCCCCTCAGTGATATGCCTCGCTCCCCCATGAGCACCAACTCATCTGCCCATACTGGTTCGGATGGGGAGACGGAGACGGCGGACAAGTCCCAAACAAAAGCCCCAAACAGCCAGTACAGTACAGGAGAAGAGTCCATGGACTGTGCAGGTATTTCAG CATCACCTGCCCATCCTCGACCTTGTCCTGCAGGCAGTTCCTTGGACAGCCCTAAACCATTCCACTCTCCTGGCGCCCCCAAGCAGGAGAAGACGCCACCGACAGGAAGCATCCTGAACCTCAATCTAG ATCGGAGTAAAGCAGAAATGGACCTGAAGGAGCTCAGTGAAACGGTCCAGCAGAAACAAGGAGCCACACCGGTCCTCACCTCTCCAAAAAGACAGATCAAGAGCCGTTTCCAGCTGAACTTGGACAAAACTATTGAGAGTTGCAAGGCACAGTTGG GTATAGATGAGATCTCTGTTGATGTGTATAAAGGTGTGGAACACAGCGACTCAGAAGACTCTGATAAATCTGACTCCAGTGACAGTGAGTATGCCAGTGACGAGGAGCAAAAGACCAAGGATGGCCGGGATGCAGCACCCAATGACGAAGCCCAGAAGGAATCTACTAAAAGCAAAGTCAAAGACCACCCTTCCCCGAGTCAAGATAAGGAGGGTAACGCTGATTCCCCCATGGCATCCGAGACTACAGCAGGCGGCGACGCCACTGCAACAGCATCAGATGCTCCAACTAAAGACAAAATAAGCAGCAATTCTGGAAAGGAGAGCCCAGAGAAGACCAAAGCACCTCCAGCATCACCTGGTCTCAGGGAGAAGGCTCAGGGGAAAGACGAGGCGAAGCAGCCTGTGCCGGTGGAGGACTCTgactcagagagagagctggttATTGACCTCGGAGAGGAACAGGGAGGCAAggacaggaagaggagcagaaaagACAACAGCACTGTCAAAGAGTCATCTGCTGGTAAACCTGAAG GAAAAGCCCTGACCCCATCGACACTCCCGTCTCAGAACAGTACAGCTCCCTCCACACCCTCCAGTGTTTCCACACAGTCCCCTATGGCCATTCCTGTCACCATGGTCTCCTTCACCGCTCCCTCACCCGCAACCATAAGCCTTGCAACCGTGTCCAGTGCCACCGCAAcacccccctcttcctcctcctcctcagcctccacCACGCCAGCTCTGAAGAAACAGCGTCCTCTGCTTCCCAGAGAGACGGTGCCGGTGGTGCAGAGGGCTGTGGTGTGGAATCCCAGCGCCAAGTTTCAAACCTCCTCTCAGAAGTGGCACATGCAGAAGGTGCAGCGTCAGCAGCAGAACCAGCAACCTGTGGCAACCACGCAGGCGTCGTCGTCGTCACCCAGGCAAGGCCAGGCTCAAGCGCCGACCCAGACGCAGGCCGCTGGGCACGGCTCGACAGCCGTATCTTCATCTTCAGCACAGCAGTCTTCTCAAAGCACTCGCTATCAGACCAGACAGGCTGTTAAAG ctgttCAACAAAAAGACACTCCACTCAGCACATCCACAACGGCTGTCACCCTGGTGTCCAGTAGTCCAGCTTCTGTTGCCATGATGGCAGGATCAAGTTTAGGCACAGCTGCTACATCTTCAACAGACCTGTATATCCCCACTGCCTCAGCAGATGTAGCTGCAGACATTGCCAAGTACACAAATAAA ATAGTGGATGCAATCAAAGGTACAATGACTGAAATCTACAATGACCTTTCTAAGAGCACTTCAGGGAATACAATAGCAGAG ATAAGACGACTGAGAATCGAAATAGAAAAATTACAGTGGCTGCATCAGCAGGAGTTGTCAGAAATGAAGCACAATCTTG AGCTAACAATGGCAGAGATGAGGCAAAGTCTGGAACAGGAGCGAGAGAGGTTGGTGTCTGAGGTTAAGAaacaggtggaggtggagaagcAGCAAGCGGTGGATGAGACAAAGAAGAAGCAGTGGTGTGCTAACTGCAGGAAAGAGGCTATCTTCTACTGCTGCTGGAACACCAGCTACTGTGATTACCCCTGTCAGCAAGCCCACTGGCCAGAACACATGAAGTCCTGCACTCAGTCAGGTAACA CCACAGCTCCACAGCAAGAACCCGAGGCTGAGTCGACAGCAGACCTCCCAAACAAAGGTTTAGGGCAGACTAGCAGTGGCCCGAACCCCCTGAGGGAAACACCGGCGTCTGCACCACCAGATAAAGACTGTGACACGGAGAAGAGCACTGACAACGTTGCCGTCACCTTGTCCTAA
- the zmynd8 gene encoding protein kinase C-binding protein 1 isoform X14 translates to MHPQSVAEEEEKTEITTEGMEISTRSKDTGSTERVTHKRKMPSPSHSSNGHSSAETSPSPIKKKKKPGAVSSTKDQDGRNDFYCWLCHREGQVLCCELCPRVYHAKCLKLPAEPEGDWFCPECEKITVAECIETQSKAMMMLTIEQLSYLLKFALQKMKQPGTEPFQKPVSLEQHPDYAEYIFHPMDLCTLEKNIKKKMYGCTEAFLADAKWILHNCIIYNGGNHKLTATAKVIVKICEHEMNEIEVCPECYLSACQKRDNWFCEPCSNPHPLVWAKLKGFPFWPAKALRDKDGQVDARFFGQHDRAWVPLNNCYLMSKEIPFSVKKTKSIFNSAMQEMEVYVENMKKKFGVFNYAPFRTPYTPDNNFQMLLDPSNPSSTPIKPEKQEKIKLSFDMTASPKIPLARTMLSGAGVGGSAAGRRLPLSDMPRSPMSTNSSAHTGSDGETETADKSQTKAPNSQYSTGEESMDCAGISASPAHPRPCPAGSSLDSPKPFHSPGAPKQEKTPPTGSILNLNLDRSKAEMDLKELSETVQQKQGATPVLTSPKRQIKSRFQLNLDKTIESCKAQLGIDEISVDVYKGVEHSDSEDSDKSDSSDSEYASDEEQKTKDGRDAAPNDEAQKESTKSKVKDHPSPSQDKEGNADSPMASETTAGGDATATASDAPTKDKISSNSGKESPEKTKAPPASPGLREKAQGKDEAKQPVPVEDSDSERELVIDLGEEQGGKDRKRSRKDNSTVKESSAGKPEGKALTPSTLPSQNSTAPSTPSSVSTQSPMAIPVTMVSFTAPSPATISLATVSSATATPPSSSSSSASTTPALKKQRPLLPRETVPVVQRAVVWNPSAKFQTSSQKWHMQKVQRQQQNQQPVATTQASSSSPRQGQAQAPTQTQAAGHGSTAVSSSSAQQSSQSTRYQTRQAVKAVQQKDTPLSTSTTAVTLVSSSPASVAMMAGSSLGTAATSSTDLYIPTASADVAADIAKYTNKIVDAIKGTMTEIYNDLSKSTSGNTIAEIRRLRIEIEKLQWLHQQELSEMKHNLELTMAEMRQSLEQERERLVSEVKKQVEVEKQQAVDETKKKQWCANCRKEAIFYCCWNTSYCDYPCQQAHWPEHMKSCTQSATAPQQEPEAESTADLPNKGLGQTSSGPNPLRETPASAPPDKDCDTEKSTDNVAVTLS, encoded by the exons ATGCATCCACAGAG TgtggcagaggaagaggagaaaactGAGATTACAACAGAAGGAATGGAGATCTCAACACGATCCAAAG ACACGGGGTCCACAGAACGGGTGACCCACAAACGGAAGATGCCGAGTCCCTCTCACTCATCTAACGGTCACTCCTCTGCTGAAACATCCCCCTCCccaataaaaaagaagaagaaaccagGTGCTGTTAGCAGCACCAAAGACCAG GACGGCAGGAACGACTTCTACTGCTGGCTGTGCCACCGAGAGGGCCAGGTGCTCTGCTGTGAGCTCTGCCCCAGGGTGTACCACGCCAAGTGCCTCAAACTACCAGCCGAGCCCGAGGGCGACTGGTTCTGTCCGGAGTGTGAG AAAATAACAGTTGCTGAGTGTATAGAGACTCAGAGCAAAGCCATGATGATGCTAACTATAGAGCAGCTGTCTTACCTACTAAAGTTTGCTCTTCAGAAGATGAAACAGCCAGGT ACCGAACCCTTCCAGAAACCCGTCTCTCTTGAGCAGCATCCAGATTATGCAGAGTACATTTTCCACCCTATGGATCTTTGCACACTTGAGAAG aatattaaaaagaaaatgtatggcTGCACAGAGGCCTTCTTGGCAGATGCAAAATGGATTTTGCACAACTGTATTATATACAATGGAG GCAATCACAAACTCACGGCTACAGCTAAAGTTATAGTAAAAATCTGTGAACATGAG ATGAACGAGATTGAAGTTTGTCCCGAGTGTTATCTGTCTGCTTGCCAAAAGAGAGACAACTGGTTCTGTGAGCCTTGT AGTAACCCACACCCTCTAGTGTGGGCCAAACTGAAAGGATTTCCATTCTGGCCTGCTAAAGCTCTGCGGGACAAAGATGGACAAGTGGATGCTCGCTTTTTTGGTCAACATGACAG GGCTTGGGTTCCTTTAAACAATTGCTACCTCATGTCCAAAGAGATCCCGTTCTCTGTGAAGAAGACCAAGAGCATCTTTAACAGTGCCATGCAAGAGATGGAGGTCTATGTGGAGAACATGAAGAAGAAGTTTGGAGTGTTTAACTACGCCCCCTTCAGGACACCCTACACTCCTGACAACAACTTCCAGATGCTGCTGGATCCCTCCAACCCCTCGTCCACCCCGATCAAACCTGAGAAACAGGAGAAGATCAAGCTGAGCTTTGACATGACGGCATCACCCAAGATCCCTTTGGCCAGGACCATGTTGTCCGGGGCTGGGGTGGGAGGGAGCGCGGCAGGCCGACGGCTTCCCCTCAGTGATATGCCTCGCTCCCCCATGAGCACCAACTCATCTGCCCATACTGGTTCGGATGGGGAGACGGAGACGGCGGACAAGTCCCAAACAAAAGCCCCAAACAGCCAGTACAGTACAGGAGAAGAGTCCATGGACTGTGCAGGTATTTCAG CATCACCTGCCCATCCTCGACCTTGTCCTGCAGGCAGTTCCTTGGACAGCCCTAAACCATTCCACTCTCCTGGCGCCCCCAAGCAGGAGAAGACGCCACCGACAGGAAGCATCCTGAACCTCAATCTAG ATCGGAGTAAAGCAGAAATGGACCTGAAGGAGCTCAGTGAAACGGTCCAGCAGAAACAAGGAGCCACACCGGTCCTCACCTCTCCAAAAAGACAGATCAAGAGCCGTTTCCAGCTGAACTTGGACAAAACTATTGAGAGTTGCAAGGCACAGTTGG GTATAGATGAGATCTCTGTTGATGTGTATAAAGGTGTGGAACACAGCGACTCAGAAGACTCTGATAAATCTGACTCCAGTGACAGTGAGTATGCCAGTGACGAGGAGCAAAAGACCAAGGATGGCCGGGATGCAGCACCCAATGACGAAGCCCAGAAGGAATCTACTAAAAGCAAAGTCAAAGACCACCCTTCCCCGAGTCAAGATAAGGAGGGTAACGCTGATTCCCCCATGGCATCCGAGACTACAGCAGGCGGCGACGCCACTGCAACAGCATCAGATGCTCCAACTAAAGACAAAATAAGCAGCAATTCTGGAAAGGAGAGCCCAGAGAAGACCAAAGCACCTCCAGCATCACCTGGTCTCAGGGAGAAGGCTCAGGGGAAAGACGAGGCGAAGCAGCCTGTGCCGGTGGAGGACTCTgactcagagagagagctggttATTGACCTCGGAGAGGAACAGGGAGGCAAggacaggaagaggagcagaaaagACAACAGCACTGTCAAAGAGTCATCTGCTGGTAAACCTGAAG GAAAAGCCCTGACCCCATCGACACTCCCGTCTCAGAACAGTACAGCTCCCTCCACACCCTCCAGTGTTTCCACACAGTCCCCTATGGCCATTCCTGTCACCATGGTCTCCTTCACCGCTCCCTCACCCGCAACCATAAGCCTTGCAACCGTGTCCAGTGCCACCGCAAcacccccctcttcctcctcctcctcagcctccacCACGCCAGCTCTGAAGAAACAGCGTCCTCTGCTTCCCAGAGAGACGGTGCCGGTGGTGCAGAGGGCTGTGGTGTGGAATCCCAGCGCCAAGTTTCAAACCTCCTCTCAGAAGTGGCACATGCAGAAGGTGCAGCGTCAGCAGCAGAACCAGCAACCTGTGGCAACCACGCAGGCGTCGTCGTCGTCACCCAGGCAAGGCCAGGCTCAAGCGCCGACCCAGACGCAGGCCGCTGGGCACGGCTCGACAGCCGTATCTTCATCTTCAGCACAGCAGTCTTCTCAAAGCACTCGCTATCAGACCAGACAGGCTGTTAAAG ctgttCAACAAAAAGACACTCCACTCAGCACATCCACAACGGCTGTCACCCTGGTGTCCAGTAGTCCAGCTTCTGTTGCCATGATGGCAGGATCAAGTTTAGGCACAGCTGCTACATCTTCAACAGACCTGTATATCCCCACTGCCTCAGCAGATGTAGCTGCAGACATTGCCAAGTACACAAATAAA ATAGTGGATGCAATCAAAGGTACAATGACTGAAATCTACAATGACCTTTCTAAGAGCACTTCAGGGAATACAATAGCAGAG ATAAGACGACTGAGAATCGAAATAGAAAAATTACAGTGGCTGCATCAGCAGGAGTTGTCAGAAATGAAGCACAATCTTG AGCTAACAATGGCAGAGATGAGGCAAAGTCTGGAACAGGAGCGAGAGAGGTTGGTGTCTGAGGTTAAGAaacaggtggaggtggagaagcAGCAAGCGGTGGATGAGACAAAGAAGAAGCAGTGGTGTGCTAACTGCAGGAAAGAGGCTATCTTCTACTGCTGCTGGAACACCAGCTACTGTGATTACCCCTGTCAGCAAGCCCACTGGCCAGAACACATGAAGTCCTGCACTCAGTCAG CCACAGCTCCACAGCAAGAACCCGAGGCTGAGTCGACAGCAGACCTCCCAAACAAAGGTTTAGGGCAGACTAGCAGTGGCCCGAACCCCCTGAGGGAAACACCGGCGTCTGCACCACCAGATAAAGACTGTGACACGGAGAAGAGCACTGACAACGTTGCCGTCACCTTGTCCTAA
- the zmynd8 gene encoding protein kinase C-binding protein 1 isoform X13 produces MHPQSVAEEEEKTEITTEGMEISTRSKDTGSTERVTHKRKMPSPSHSSNGHSSAETSPSPIKKKKKPGAVSSTKDQSELRHGPFYYVKQPALTTDPVDVVPQDGRNDFYCWLCHREGQVLCCELCPRVYHAKCLKLPAEPEGDWFCPECEKITVAECIETQSKAMMMLTIEQLSYLLKFALQKMKQPGTEPFQKPVSLEQHPDYAEYIFHPMDLCTLEKNIKKKMYGCTEAFLADAKWILHNCIIYNGGNHKLTATAKVIVKICEHEMNEIEVCPECYLSACQKRDNWFCEPCSNPHPLVWAKLKGFPFWPAKALRDKDGQVDARFFGQHDRAWVPLNNCYLMSKEIPFSVKKTKSIFNSAMQEMEVYVENMKKKFGVFNYAPFRTPYTPDNNFQMLLDPSNPSSTPIKPEKQEKIKLSFDMTASPKIPLARTMLSGAGVGGSAAGRRLPLSDMPRSPMSTNSSAHTGSDGETETADKSQTKAPNSQYSTGEESMDCAASPAHPRPCPAGSSLDSPKPFHSPGAPKQEKTPPTGSILNLNLDRSKAEMDLKELSETVQQKQGATPVLTSPKRQIKSRFQLNLDKTIESCKAQLGIDEISVDVYKGVEHSDSEDSDKSDSSDSEYASDEEQKTKDGRDAAPNDEAQKESTKSKVKDHPSPSQDKEGNADSPMASETTAGGDATATASDAPTKDKISSNSGKESPEKTKAPPASPGLREKAQGKDEAKQPVPVEDSDSERELVIDLGEEQGGKDRKRSRKDNSTVKESSAGKPEGKALTPSTLPSQNSTAPSTPSSVSTQSPMAIPVTMVSFTAPSPATISLATVSSATATPPSSSSSSASTTPALKKQRPLLPRETVPVVQRAVVWNPSAKFQTSSQKWHMQKVQRQQQNQQPVATTQASSSSPRQGQAQAPTQTQAAGHGSTAVSSSSAQQSSQSTRYQTRQAVKAVQQKDTPLSTSTTAVTLVSSSPASVAMMAGSSLGTAATSSTDLYIPTASADVAADIAKYTNKIVDAIKGTMTEIYNDLSKSTSGNTIAEIRRLRIEIEKLQWLHQQELSEMKHNLELTMAEMRQSLEQERERLVSEVKKQVEVEKQQAVDETKKKQWCANCRKEAIFYCCWNTSYCDYPCQQAHWPEHMKSCTQSATAPQQEPEAESTADLPNKGLGQTSSGPNPLRETPASAPPDKDCDTEKSTDNVAVTLS; encoded by the exons ATGCATCCACAGAG TgtggcagaggaagaggagaaaactGAGATTACAACAGAAGGAATGGAGATCTCAACACGATCCAAAG ACACGGGGTCCACAGAACGGGTGACCCACAAACGGAAGATGCCGAGTCCCTCTCACTCATCTAACGGTCACTCCTCTGCTGAAACATCCCCCTCCccaataaaaaagaagaagaaaccagGTGCTGTTAGCAGCACCAAAGACCAG TCAGAACTAAGACATGGTCCCTTTTACTATGTGAAGCAGCCAGCACTCACCACAGACCCTGTTGATGTTGTACCGCAGGACGGCAGGAACGACTTCTACTGCTGGCTGTGCCACCGAGAGGGCCAGGTGCTCTGCTGTGAGCTCTGCCCCAGGGTGTACCACGCCAAGTGCCTCAAACTACCAGCCGAGCCCGAGGGCGACTGGTTCTGTCCGGAGTGTGAG AAAATAACAGTTGCTGAGTGTATAGAGACTCAGAGCAAAGCCATGATGATGCTAACTATAGAGCAGCTGTCTTACCTACTAAAGTTTGCTCTTCAGAAGATGAAACAGCCAGGT ACCGAACCCTTCCAGAAACCCGTCTCTCTTGAGCAGCATCCAGATTATGCAGAGTACATTTTCCACCCTATGGATCTTTGCACACTTGAGAAG aatattaaaaagaaaatgtatggcTGCACAGAGGCCTTCTTGGCAGATGCAAAATGGATTTTGCACAACTGTATTATATACAATGGAG GCAATCACAAACTCACGGCTACAGCTAAAGTTATAGTAAAAATCTGTGAACATGAG ATGAACGAGATTGAAGTTTGTCCCGAGTGTTATCTGTCTGCTTGCCAAAAGAGAGACAACTGGTTCTGTGAGCCTTGT AGTAACCCACACCCTCTAGTGTGGGCCAAACTGAAAGGATTTCCATTCTGGCCTGCTAAAGCTCTGCGGGACAAAGATGGACAAGTGGATGCTCGCTTTTTTGGTCAACATGACAG GGCTTGGGTTCCTTTAAACAATTGCTACCTCATGTCCAAAGAGATCCCGTTCTCTGTGAAGAAGACCAAGAGCATCTTTAACAGTGCCATGCAAGAGATGGAGGTCTATGTGGAGAACATGAAGAAGAAGTTTGGAGTGTTTAACTACGCCCCCTTCAGGACACCCTACACTCCTGACAACAACTTCCAGATGCTGCTGGATCCCTCCAACCCCTCGTCCACCCCGATCAAACCTGAGAAACAGGAGAAGATCAAGCTGAGCTTTGACATGACGGCATCACCCAAGATCCCTTTGGCCAGGACCATGTTGTCCGGGGCTGGGGTGGGAGGGAGCGCGGCAGGCCGACGGCTTCCCCTCAGTGATATGCCTCGCTCCCCCATGAGCACCAACTCATCTGCCCATACTGGTTCGGATGGGGAGACGGAGACGGCGGACAAGTCCCAAACAAAAGCCCCAAACAGCCAGTACAGTACAGGAGAAGAGTCCATGGACTGTGCAG CATCACCTGCCCATCCTCGACCTTGTCCTGCAGGCAGTTCCTTGGACAGCCCTAAACCATTCCACTCTCCTGGCGCCCCCAAGCAGGAGAAGACGCCACCGACAGGAAGCATCCTGAACCTCAATCTAG ATCGGAGTAAAGCAGAAATGGACCTGAAGGAGCTCAGTGAAACGGTCCAGCAGAAACAAGGAGCCACACCGGTCCTCACCTCTCCAAAAAGACAGATCAAGAGCCGTTTCCAGCTGAACTTGGACAAAACTATTGAGAGTTGCAAGGCACAGTTGG GTATAGATGAGATCTCTGTTGATGTGTATAAAGGTGTGGAACACAGCGACTCAGAAGACTCTGATAAATCTGACTCCAGTGACAGTGAGTATGCCAGTGACGAGGAGCAAAAGACCAAGGATGGCCGGGATGCAGCACCCAATGACGAAGCCCAGAAGGAATCTACTAAAAGCAAAGTCAAAGACCACCCTTCCCCGAGTCAAGATAAGGAGGGTAACGCTGATTCCCCCATGGCATCCGAGACTACAGCAGGCGGCGACGCCACTGCAACAGCATCAGATGCTCCAACTAAAGACAAAATAAGCAGCAATTCTGGAAAGGAGAGCCCAGAGAAGACCAAAGCACCTCCAGCATCACCTGGTCTCAGGGAGAAGGCTCAGGGGAAAGACGAGGCGAAGCAGCCTGTGCCGGTGGAGGACTCTgactcagagagagagctggttATTGACCTCGGAGAGGAACAGGGAGGCAAggacaggaagaggagcagaaaagACAACAGCACTGTCAAAGAGTCATCTGCTGGTAAACCTGAAG GAAAAGCCCTGACCCCATCGACACTCCCGTCTCAGAACAGTACAGCTCCCTCCACACCCTCCAGTGTTTCCACACAGTCCCCTATGGCCATTCCTGTCACCATGGTCTCCTTCACCGCTCCCTCACCCGCAACCATAAGCCTTGCAACCGTGTCCAGTGCCACCGCAAcacccccctcttcctcctcctcctcagcctccacCACGCCAGCTCTGAAGAAACAGCGTCCTCTGCTTCCCAGAGAGACGGTGCCGGTGGTGCAGAGGGCTGTGGTGTGGAATCCCAGCGCCAAGTTTCAAACCTCCTCTCAGAAGTGGCACATGCAGAAGGTGCAGCGTCAGCAGCAGAACCAGCAACCTGTGGCAACCACGCAGGCGTCGTCGTCGTCACCCAGGCAAGGCCAGGCTCAAGCGCCGACCCAGACGCAGGCCGCTGGGCACGGCTCGACAGCCGTATCTTCATCTTCAGCACAGCAGTCTTCTCAAAGCACTCGCTATCAGACCAGACAGGCTGTTAAAG ctgttCAACAAAAAGACACTCCACTCAGCACATCCACAACGGCTGTCACCCTGGTGTCCAGTAGTCCAGCTTCTGTTGCCATGATGGCAGGATCAAGTTTAGGCACAGCTGCTACATCTTCAACAGACCTGTATATCCCCACTGCCTCAGCAGATGTAGCTGCAGACATTGCCAAGTACACAAATAAA ATAGTGGATGCAATCAAAGGTACAATGACTGAAATCTACAATGACCTTTCTAAGAGCACTTCAGGGAATACAATAGCAGAG ATAAGACGACTGAGAATCGAAATAGAAAAATTACAGTGGCTGCATCAGCAGGAGTTGTCAGAAATGAAGCACAATCTTG AGCTAACAATGGCAGAGATGAGGCAAAGTCTGGAACAGGAGCGAGAGAGGTTGGTGTCTGAGGTTAAGAaacaggtggaggtggagaagcAGCAAGCGGTGGATGAGACAAAGAAGAAGCAGTGGTGTGCTAACTGCAGGAAAGAGGCTATCTTCTACTGCTGCTGGAACACCAGCTACTGTGATTACCCCTGTCAGCAAGCCCACTGGCCAGAACACATGAAGTCCTGCACTCAGTCAG CCACAGCTCCACAGCAAGAACCCGAGGCTGAGTCGACAGCAGACCTCCCAAACAAAGGTTTAGGGCAGACTAGCAGTGGCCCGAACCCCCTGAGGGAAACACCGGCGTCTGCACCACCAGATAAAGACTGTGACACGGAGAAGAGCACTGACAACGTTGCCGTCACCTTGTCCTAA